The following are encoded together in the Fundulus heteroclitus isolate FHET01 chromosome 19, MU-UCD_Fhet_4.1, whole genome shotgun sequence genome:
- the nkx2.2a gene encoding homeobox protein Nkx-2.2a isoform X1, giving the protein MSLTNTKTGFSVKDILDLPDTNDEDGSITGAEEDTEGSETASTTKSAGVLVQSPLENVQNLPLKNPFYDSTDNPYTRWLATTDSIQYSLFLPFLVAVHGLSASSQDSAKSPEPSADDESPDNDKETSSSGGSDSGKKRKRRVLFSKAQTYELERRFRQQRYLSAPEREHLASLIRLTPTQVKIWFQNHRYKMKRARAEKGMEVTHLPSPRRVAVPVLVRDGKPCHTLKAQDLAATFQAGIPFSAYSAQSLQHMQYNAQYGAAATPQFPTAHHLVQTQQWTW; this is encoded by the exons ATGTcgttgaccaacacaaagacgGGCTTTTCTGTAAAGGACATTTTGGACCTTCCAGACACGAATGACGAGGACGGATCTATCACCGGAGCGGAGGAAGACACGGAGGGATCGGAGACCGCATCCACGACGAAAAGCGCTGGAGTTTTGGTGCAAAGTCCTCTAGAAAACGTTCAAAATCTGCCTTTAAAGAACCCCTTTTATGACAGTACTGACAATCCCTACACACGATGGCTTGCTACCACGGACAGTATTCAGTATTCAT TGTTTCTCCCGTTTCTTGTCGCAGTGCACGGTCTGTCCGCCAGCTCGCAGGACTCGGCCAAGTCCCCGGAGCCGTCCGCGGACGACGAATCCCCCGACAACGACaaggaaacctccagcagcgGCGGCAGCGACTCGGGCAAGAAGCGGAAACGGAGGGTGCTGTTCTCCAAGGCGCAAACATATGAGCTGGAGCGCCGCTTCAGGCAGCAGAGGTACCTATCCGCCCCGGAGAGGGAGCACTTGGCCAGCCTCATCCGCCTCACCCCGACCCAGGTGAAGATCTGGTTCCAGAACCACCGGTATAAGATGAAGAGAGCCCGGGCCGAGAAAGGTATGGAAGTGACCCACCTCCCTTCTCCTCGGCGGGTGGCCGTGCCCGTCTTAGTCAGGGACGGGAAGCCTTGTCACACTCTTAAAGCTCAGGACTTGGCGGCCACTTTTCAGGCCGGGATCCCCTTCTCGGCGTATAGCGCTCAGTCGCTCCAACACATGCAGTATAACGCGCAGTACGGCGCCGCGGCCACACCGCAGTTCCCCACAGCGCATCACTTGGTGCAAACGCAACAGTGGACTTGGTGA
- the nkx2.2a gene encoding homeobox protein Nkx-2.2a isoform X2 produces the protein MSLTNTKTGFSVKDILDLPDTNDEDGSITGAEEDTEGSETASTTKSAGVLVQSPLENVQNLPLKNPFYDSTDNPYTRWLATTDSIQYSLHGLSASSQDSAKSPEPSADDESPDNDKETSSSGGSDSGKKRKRRVLFSKAQTYELERRFRQQRYLSAPEREHLASLIRLTPTQVKIWFQNHRYKMKRARAEKGMEVTHLPSPRRVAVPVLVRDGKPCHTLKAQDLAATFQAGIPFSAYSAQSLQHMQYNAQYGAAATPQFPTAHHLVQTQQWTW, from the exons ATGTcgttgaccaacacaaagacgGGCTTTTCTGTAAAGGACATTTTGGACCTTCCAGACACGAATGACGAGGACGGATCTATCACCGGAGCGGAGGAAGACACGGAGGGATCGGAGACCGCATCCACGACGAAAAGCGCTGGAGTTTTGGTGCAAAGTCCTCTAGAAAACGTTCAAAATCTGCCTTTAAAGAACCCCTTTTATGACAGTACTGACAATCCCTACACACGATGGCTTGCTACCACGGACAGTATTCAGTATTCAT TGCACGGTCTGTCCGCCAGCTCGCAGGACTCGGCCAAGTCCCCGGAGCCGTCCGCGGACGACGAATCCCCCGACAACGACaaggaaacctccagcagcgGCGGCAGCGACTCGGGCAAGAAGCGGAAACGGAGGGTGCTGTTCTCCAAGGCGCAAACATATGAGCTGGAGCGCCGCTTCAGGCAGCAGAGGTACCTATCCGCCCCGGAGAGGGAGCACTTGGCCAGCCTCATCCGCCTCACCCCGACCCAGGTGAAGATCTGGTTCCAGAACCACCGGTATAAGATGAAGAGAGCCCGGGCCGAGAAAGGTATGGAAGTGACCCACCTCCCTTCTCCTCGGCGGGTGGCCGTGCCCGTCTTAGTCAGGGACGGGAAGCCTTGTCACACTCTTAAAGCTCAGGACTTGGCGGCCACTTTTCAGGCCGGGATCCCCTTCTCGGCGTATAGCGCTCAGTCGCTCCAACACATGCAGTATAACGCGCAGTACGGCGCCGCGGCCACACCGCAGTTCCCCACAGCGCATCACTTGGTGCAAACGCAACAGTGGACTTGGTGA